In Candidatus Dependentiae bacterium, a genomic segment contains:
- the recR gene encoding recombination protein RecR translates to MNHPLPSFKKLITQLQKIPYLASKHAYKLASYVLTSKESVAEELCAAILDARKNIGRCLVCSNWTENKDTCQICLDGSRDRSIVCVVEQWYDLIAIERIGIFRGVYHVLGGALCPLDGIGPSSLTIDHLLKRLDGEVKELIFATNPTPEGEATAGYIASLVGPGKIFMSKFASGLPTGASIEFMDKVTIHQAYVGRRPY, encoded by the coding sequence ATGAATCATCCCCTGCCATCGTTTAAAAAGCTAATTACTCAGTTGCAGAAAATTCCTTATTTGGCGTCAAAACATGCGTATAAATTGGCATCGTATGTTTTGACGAGCAAGGAGTCTGTGGCGGAGGAATTATGTGCAGCTATTTTGGATGCGCGAAAAAATATTGGACGCTGTCTGGTCTGTTCAAATTGGACCGAAAATAAAGATACGTGTCAAATTTGTTTGGATGGCTCTCGAGATAGATCAATCGTGTGTGTTGTTGAGCAATGGTATGACTTGATAGCTATTGAGCGCATTGGGATTTTTCGTGGGGTTTATCATGTGTTGGGTGGGGCTTTGTGTCCGCTTGACGGAATAGGTCCTTCAAGTTTGACGATTGATCATCTACTTAAGCGTTTAGATGGTGAAGTTAAGGAACTAATTTTTGCAACAAATCCAACCCCTGAGGGAGAAGCGACTGCGGGATATATTGCATCTTTGGTTGGGCCCGGAAAAATTTTTATGTCAAAATTTGCAAGTGGCTTACCGACAGGTGCTTCAATTGAATTTATGGATAAGGTTACCATTCATCAGGCGTATGTCGGTCGTCGACCTTATTAA
- the yidC gene encoding membrane protein insertase YidC has translation MSQSKISIFLESVFSWPVLLSLLFMLGFQWFFPSNTAKDVIAPFLNRDVVCEPFKRTDEENQVWVETPLCEYVFSLEGAILVDQVYKKHLGKDGQPLKTVYEHGQFEKDQGLFLLALEEKTPLNYKLVSQNDLISGVELVFSTETSNKEWRIFKKFHLSNTSYSIDLSILFEPLKNEVQPLSPRVFVSGPLLAELEKDKVEGAVIRGDDQRLEKNVSGKNELLAYWDAPRIVAVEDKYFIHALIEYSPGFVNRAFFKRVAGLGELKKKDVTGSGLVAILECAKVTEKADVKLSLYVGPKSVAEMEKVDSKLTSFLSLGFFSWLAKFFLWLMELLYEYVGNYGLVIIVLTVMVKLLFLPLFIFSKREALKASMLEARYSLELQAIKQKFKDDFVSREAEISKFYDAHGVARNGGAWGLVSNLIFFLIFSTFSAIMNNSLALYHAPFVLWIKNLGAPDPLYILPLLLVAGFVYHQRSMKLFGAGMVIMKIVLPVVFFFVGINFSAGVLIYLATNSLLMIVDELLVKYLFPVVI, from the coding sequence ATGAGTCAAAGTAAAATAAGTATCTTTTTGGAGTCAGTCTTCTCTTGGCCAGTGCTGTTGTCACTTCTTTTTATGCTGGGTTTTCAGTGGTTTTTTCCATCAAATACCGCAAAAGATGTTATCGCTCCTTTTTTAAATAGAGATGTTGTATGCGAGCCGTTCAAGCGCACAGATGAAGAAAATCAAGTATGGGTTGAAACGCCACTATGCGAGTATGTTTTTTCGCTTGAAGGTGCAATTCTCGTTGATCAGGTATATAAAAAACATTTGGGTAAAGATGGGCAGCCGTTAAAAACAGTCTATGAGCACGGCCAGTTCGAAAAAGATCAAGGGTTGTTTTTGTTGGCGCTTGAGGAAAAAACTCCTCTTAACTATAAACTTGTTTCGCAGAATGACTTGATTTCAGGTGTTGAGCTTGTTTTTTCAACAGAAACAAGCAACAAAGAATGGCGAATTTTTAAAAAATTTCATTTAAGTAATACTTCTTACTCAATTGATCTATCGATTCTTTTTGAGCCTTTAAAAAACGAGGTGCAGCCATTATCTCCAAGGGTCTTTGTTTCAGGGCCGCTTTTGGCAGAGCTTGAAAAGGATAAGGTTGAAGGGGCTGTAATAAGAGGTGATGATCAACGACTTGAAAAAAATGTGTCTGGGAAAAATGAGTTGTTGGCGTATTGGGATGCTCCGCGGATTGTTGCTGTTGAAGATAAGTATTTTATTCATGCGTTGATTGAATATAGCCCTGGATTTGTAAATCGTGCGTTCTTTAAAAGAGTTGCTGGGCTTGGTGAACTTAAGAAAAAAGATGTGACAGGATCTGGATTGGTTGCCATTTTGGAGTGTGCAAAAGTAACAGAAAAAGCTGATGTAAAGTTAAGCTTGTATGTGGGTCCAAAATCAGTTGCGGAGATGGAGAAAGTTGATTCAAAGTTGACATCATTTTTGTCTCTTGGATTTTTCTCTTGGCTGGCAAAATTCTTTTTGTGGTTAATGGAGCTTTTGTATGAGTACGTGGGAAATTATGGATTAGTTATTATTGTCTTAACGGTAATGGTTAAACTTCTTTTCTTACCACTGTTTATTTTTTCCAAGCGAGAAGCATTGAAGGCTTCGATGCTTGAAGCACGTTATTCTTTGGAATTGCAGGCAATTAAGCAAAAATTTAAAGATGATTTTGTTTCGCGAGAGGCTGAGATTTCCAAATTTTATGATGCTCATGGTGTTGCAAGAAATGGAGGGGCTTGGGGTTTGGTTTCAAACTTGATCTTCTTTTTAATCTTTAGCACGTTTTCAGCTATTATGAATAATTCTCTTGCGCTGTACCACGCACCATTTGTGTTGTGGATTAAAAATTTAGGTGCGCCAGATCCGCTTTATATTTTACCATTATTGCTTGTTGCCGGCTTTGTATATCATCAGCGATCGATGAAGTTATTTGGCGCAGGAATGGTTATTATGAAGATTGTGTTGCCGGTAGTTTTCTTTTTTGTTGGTATAAATTTTTCAGCAGGCGTATTGATTTATCTTGCAACAAATTCTTTGCTGATGATTGTTGATGAGCTTTTGGTAAAATATTTATTTCCTGTAGTTATTTAG
- the truB gene encoding tRNA pseudouridine(55) synthase TruB yields MNGFLFIHKPVGITSFDCIRRLKKLLPRKTKIGHAGTLDPFAEGLMIIGIGKGTKQLNDLLGSNKSYRAVAKIGERTDTLDHTGTIMESFENPTPFDFYSAALNLMPSYEQTPPIFSSVKINGERLYKLARKASEPTSEDPALFALAENRKKTCTIYSLKVTHSSWPFITFETTTSKGTYIRSLANDIAKTQNSCATLYELTRTQIGKIPLSEAISLDKITDSAILDAQLLKNTLFFNTLTFPEKTI; encoded by the coding sequence ATGAACGGATTTCTTTTTATACATAAACCTGTTGGAATTACATCTTTTGACTGCATTAGAAGATTAAAAAAACTTCTGCCCAGAAAAACTAAAATTGGACACGCAGGCACCCTTGATCCTTTTGCTGAAGGACTCATGATTATTGGGATTGGAAAAGGAACAAAACAACTCAACGACCTACTCGGGTCAAATAAAAGTTATCGAGCCGTTGCAAAAATTGGCGAAAGAACAGACACATTAGACCACACTGGAACAATTATGGAGTCATTTGAAAATCCAACTCCATTTGATTTTTATAGTGCAGCACTCAATCTCATGCCCTCATACGAACAAACTCCCCCTATTTTTTCTAGCGTAAAAATTAACGGAGAGCGCCTTTACAAACTCGCAAGAAAAGCCAGTGAACCCACTTCAGAAGATCCCGCTCTTTTTGCACTAGCAGAAAATCGCAAGAAAACATGCACCATCTACTCACTTAAAGTCACACACTCATCATGGCCTTTTATAACATTTGAAACAACAACATCCAAAGGAACTTACATTCGGTCTCTTGCCAATGATATCGCAAAAACTCAAAACTCTTGCGCCACCCTCTATGAACTTACGCGAACTCAGATTGGAAAAATACCATTAAGCGAGGCCATTTCTCTCGATAAAATTACAGATAGTGCAATCCTGGATGCACAATTGTTAAAAAACACGCTTTTTTTTAACACTCTCACTTTTCCCGAAAAAACCATTTAG
- a CDS encoding VOC family protein translates to MFKVGKTLVVVESVEKAIKFYTERLGFALHDVVIQRDGELFISSADVKKGNVIVNLRAPAIEELAEFGMVKRCSGRSAGLFVEMNKGVSKYFQRCKKKGVPVITDLNKNHLGQLWFAARDPFGLKLIFIEKLVGSVAVDPSVFNAAGLGLSRERILSIDQRNKSSIEPMVDVLKDLGLLKRISQKFVRTWVKQVKSAAKNK, encoded by the coding sequence ATGTTCAAAGTTGGCAAAACGTTAGTTGTTGTCGAATCGGTAGAAAAAGCTATCAAGTTTTATACTGAACGATTAGGATTTGCTCTTCATGATGTTGTGATTCAACGTGATGGAGAGCTTTTTATTTCTTCGGCGGATGTAAAAAAGGGCAACGTAATTGTTAATTTACGTGCGCCTGCGATCGAAGAACTTGCAGAGTTTGGAATGGTCAAGCGCTGTTCAGGCCGAAGCGCAGGTCTTTTTGTAGAAATGAATAAGGGCGTTTCTAAGTATTTTCAGCGATGTAAGAAAAAGGGCGTTCCTGTCATAACAGATCTTAATAAAAATCATTTGGGCCAGTTATGGTTTGCTGCAAGAGATCCGTTTGGATTAAAGCTTATTTTTATTGAAAAGCTTGTTGGGTCTGTTGCTGTGGATCCATCAGTGTTTAATGCCGCAGGTCTTGGTCTTTCAAGAGAGAGAATTTTATCAATTGATCAACGAAATAAATCATCTATTGAGCCAATGGTTGATGTTCTTAAAGATTTAGGTTTATTAAAGCGAATTTCTCAAAAATTTGTGAGAACTTGGGTGAAGCAGGTTAAGTCTGCTGCTAAAAATAAATAA
- the rpsT gene encoding 30S ribosomal protein S20, giving the protein MANLKSSKKDAKRSRVSAKRNAAYQTSVKTVMKKFFAAVDGADAAKAAELLQQAQSKIGLACKKGVVKKNAAARRVGRLARCLASVKKG; this is encoded by the coding sequence ATGGCCAATTTAAAGTCTTCCAAAAAAGATGCTAAAAGAAGTAGGGTAAGTGCTAAGAGAAATGCAGCTTACCAAACATCAGTAAAGACTGTTATGAAGAAGTTTTTTGCTGCTGTTGATGGTGCAGATGCAGCAAAAGCAGCTGAACTTTTACAACAAGCACAGTCTAAAATTGGGCTTGCTTGTAAAAAGGGTGTTGTCAAAAAGAATGCTGCTGCTCGTCGAGTAGGTCGTCTTGCGCGATGCCTTGCTTCAGTGAAAAAGGGGTAG
- the rpmB gene encoding 50S ribosomal protein L28, translated as MSRVCAVCDKRPQVACSVSNANNRTKRWVFPNVHVIRFSYPSSACVHRGAVCTKCIKAGLVKKVV; from the coding sequence ATGTCCAGAGTATGTGCGGTGTGCGACAAGCGTCCGCAAGTTGCGTGTAGCGTCAGTAATGCTAACAACAGGACTAAGCGTTGGGTTTTCCCAAATGTTCATGTGATTCGATTTTCGTATCCAAGTTCTGCGTGTGTGCATCGTGGTGCGGTTTGTACAAAATGTATTAAAGCCGGCCTTGTTAAAAAAGTTGTTTAG
- the hflB gene encoding ATP-dependent zinc metalloprotease FtsH, translating into MKFKRNMSPKSYAVYIFIACVVLFFGAIFYEEEPSSSVVRNLSYSEFRINLEKGSFKTAEINGQSVSGKCVDGSSYKATIVPTESLMDEMIKQGVNVKVATQDSGDGSIWSTLISIIFMLLLIFFIYTRLMNGSMGGSSKMFSVGKSKAQFFEPGEVKTKFKDVAGLEEAKEDLEDIIYFLKNPEKYKALGAKIPRGVLLCGEPGNGKTLLAKAVAGEAHCGFFAMSGSDFIEMYVGVGAARVRDLFIQARKSAPCILFIDEIDAIGKQRSNGLGGGGQDERDQTLNQLLAELDGFATEPGAVIVLAATNRPDILDKALVRPGRFDRNVVVSYPDIKARIKLLEIHSRKVPLADDVDFEKIGRGTPGMSGAELASLINEAALRATRFNRKLVEMDDFEEARDRLRVGAARKNLVQSEKIRKETAIHEAGHALLSVLLEDAFIFHKVTILPRGNTLGISWSLLSPDDELQQTKKQSIARIKVSFGGMIAELIKMGTTTAGVSSDLQNATQIARSMAIYWGMASTGPMSLSVGFDGLAPATKEKLDLAVEEILRKAYAEAEELIKANIHLLDKLADELFKAETLNAGQVYELLGLTPREDLSFVKKEQKVLSAEPSFEQQVLDS; encoded by the coding sequence ATGAAATTTAAGCGCAATATGAGTCCAAAGTCTTACGCTGTTTATATTTTTATAGCATGCGTTGTATTGTTTTTTGGGGCTATTTTTTATGAAGAAGAACCATCTTCTTCGGTTGTTCGTAATTTAAGTTATTCAGAATTTCGCATCAACCTTGAAAAGGGTTCCTTTAAGACTGCAGAAATTAATGGGCAATCCGTTAGTGGTAAATGTGTTGATGGTTCTAGTTATAAGGCAACGATTGTTCCAACAGAATCATTGATGGATGAGATGATAAAGCAGGGAGTTAATGTTAAAGTTGCGACTCAAGATTCAGGCGATGGTTCAATCTGGTCAACACTTATTTCAATTATTTTTATGTTGCTTTTAATCTTTTTCATTTATACACGACTTATGAATGGCTCTATGGGTGGCTCTTCTAAAATGTTTTCAGTGGGTAAGTCAAAAGCGCAGTTTTTTGAGCCAGGAGAAGTGAAAACCAAATTTAAAGACGTTGCAGGGCTTGAAGAAGCAAAAGAAGACTTAGAAGATATTATTTATTTTTTGAAGAATCCGGAAAAGTATAAAGCGCTTGGTGCTAAAATTCCTCGTGGCGTTTTGTTGTGTGGAGAACCAGGTAATGGGAAAACTCTCCTTGCAAAGGCTGTTGCTGGAGAGGCTCATTGTGGTTTTTTTGCAATGAGTGGGTCGGATTTTATCGAAATGTATGTTGGGGTTGGTGCTGCTCGAGTTCGCGATTTGTTTATTCAGGCGCGAAAAAGCGCACCATGTATATTGTTTATTGATGAGATTGATGCAATTGGTAAGCAGCGAAGTAATGGACTGGGCGGCGGGGGACAGGATGAGCGAGATCAAACTCTTAACCAGTTGCTGGCAGAGCTTGATGGGTTTGCAACAGAGCCTGGTGCTGTCATTGTTCTTGCAGCGACAAATAGACCTGATATTTTAGATAAAGCGCTGGTTCGCCCTGGTCGTTTTGATAGAAATGTTGTTGTTTCCTATCCAGATATAAAAGCTAGAATAAAACTTTTAGAAATTCATTCTCGAAAAGTTCCCTTGGCCGATGACGTTGATTTTGAAAAGATTGGTAGGGGTACTCCTGGAATGAGTGGAGCTGAATTGGCGAGCTTGATTAATGAAGCTGCTTTGCGGGCAACGCGATTTAATAGAAAACTAGTTGAAATGGATGATTTTGAGGAGGCTCGTGATCGATTAAGGGTTGGTGCTGCTCGTAAAAATTTAGTTCAATCCGAAAAAATAAGAAAAGAAACGGCAATTCATGAGGCTGGTCATGCTCTTTTGAGTGTTTTACTTGAGGATGCGTTTATTTTTCATAAGGTAACAATTCTTCCAAGGGGAAATACGCTTGGTATTTCATGGTCATTACTTTCTCCAGATGATGAATTGCAACAGACGAAAAAACAGTCAATAGCAAGAATCAAAGTGTCTTTTGGTGGTATGATTGCTGAATTAATTAAAATGGGAACAACGACAGCCGGCGTAAGCAGTGATTTGCAAAATGCAACCCAAATTGCACGAAGCATGGCTATTTATTGGGGTATGGCGTCAACTGGGCCCATGTCTCTCTCTGTGGGGTTTGATGGTTTGGCTCCAGCAACAAAAGAAAAGTTGGACCTTGCTGTTGAAGAGATTTTAAGAAAAGCTTATGCCGAGGCGGAGGAGCTTATAAAAGCAAACATCCATTTACTGGATAAGCTTGCTGATGAGTTATTCAAAGCCGAAACGTTGAATGCAGGGCAGGTTTATGAGCTTTTGGGGTTGACTCCGCGTGAAGATTTATCTTTTGTAAAAAAAGAACAGAAGGTTTTATCTGCGGAGCCTAGTTTTGAGCAGCAAGTGCTTGATTCGTAA